The segment AAAATTGTCGAACTAGGATTGAGCAAAAGGAAATCGTAATAGGTATATTCTTAAATTAAAATTGATCGACACAATCAAGAAATTTTTGCGTAGATCGCTCTGACATAATCGAGATTGAGGTGGCCAATTTTCGTGGGAAAATCCGATATAGGTTTCCAAACATTTTGAATTTTAGCTTGGGCTAAGGAGaggagatagaaaacaaagccgGCTTCACCATTGATGTCCTCGCAACTCTCTGCAATGTAAACTCTGGCTGTCCTATAAATACACGCTTTCTATCAACTTCCCTTCACACCCAAACTTTTAGAACTCCTCCTTTCTGCAGTATTAATATTCAGAAAGAGATGGAATTTAATGGAGCTTGTTTGATTGCAATTTTAGTGGTATTCAGTAGTGTTGGCACAATCTACTCATCGGATCCTGATATTCTCACCGATTTCCTTGTTCCGCCGGGGCAGAACCTACTTAATTTGAGTGGCAGTTTCTTCACTTTCACGGGATTCTGAAATGTGCAAAACAACAATTTAACTGGGCAGACAGCAGTAAAAGTGACGAAGGCGGTGGTTGCAGTGTTTCCGGCATTGAACGGGTTGGGCATGTCAATGGCGGTGCTACAATTCCCTGTGGGCAAACTGAACCCTCCTCACACTCACCCCCGCACTTCTGAACTTCTGTTTCTTGTGGACGGAGCTCTCTTGGTTGGAGTTATGGACACCACGGGAAAGCTCTTCACACAGACCCTCATTTCAAGGGATTTATTTGTGTTTCCTAAAGGACTCCTCCATTACCAGCTCAACACGGATGCTGCCTTCGAGGCCTTGGCTGTTTCTACCTTTGGGAGAGCCAATGCAGGCACCGTGTCAGTCCCTTCTACTCTCTTCACAACCGGTATGTTTCTTTAATCATTCAAGTGATATGTTTCTTTAATACTAAATAGTGCTTAATTTCTGAACTTTTATTTTGTAGTATAAAAACTATTATTTATCATTATGAAGTAGACATCTACTATCTGTGTTTGTGTCTATAGATCATATGGAACACATGGTATACTTAGCTATCAAGTCAATCTAGATATTATTTAGCAAGGCAAACCTATTCAAGTTTATATGGTGACTGAGAGTCCATTTTGAGTGCTAGTAACAATTATACAAATAATCAATTATTGATCTAATTTTACCACTATCATGTAGCTTAATACTTGTAGTTACAAACCCATCAATTTCCTTTCAACTTTTTACCCACTAATATCTTTTATACACAACAATTTCATATACTCAGAAAAATTTATATGATGTAACTTCCAATGCAACTACATATTGTTGCTAAATCTCGAACAATATTAATGGCCTATGAATAAGCCAATggtttgaatgaattgaaatttatcta is part of the Cryptomeria japonica chromosome 10, Sugi_1.0, whole genome shotgun sequence genome and harbors:
- the LOC131858934 gene encoding germin-like protein 9-3; this encodes MEFNGACLIAILVTAVKVTKAVVAVFPALNGLGMSMAVLQFPVGKLNPPHTHPRTSELLFLVDGALLVGVMDTTGKLFTQTLISRDLFVFPKGLLHYQLNTDAAFEALAVSTFGRANAGTVSVPSTLFTTGMFL